Proteins encoded by one window of Chrysemys picta bellii isolate R12L10 chromosome 10, ASM1138683v2, whole genome shotgun sequence:
- the TVP23A gene encoding Golgi apparatus membrane protein TVP23 homolog A isoform X1, producing the protein MKQVGPGAQSLRLSQREASGEGRAWVEPLVDDTEDVSLDFGNEEELALRKAKIRHPLATFFHLFFRVSAIVTYLLCDWFSKSFVACFVTILLLLSFDFWSVKNVTGRLLVGLRWWNQIDEDGKSHWVFEAKKVSTSIAASTEVEARIFWLGLIICPVIWTVFFFSTLFSLKLKWLALVIAGISLQAANLYGYIHCKLGGKKSISKVTSRFLSQQMFQRERQEEIQGMDVLKDMEIHNH; encoded by the exons ATGAAGCAGGTGGGCCCTGGCGCCCAGTCCTTGCGCCTCAGCCAACGGGAGGCGAgcggggagggcagggcctgggtggaG CCATTAGTGGATGACACTGAGGATGTGTCTCTTGACTTTGGGAATGAAGAGGAACTGGCATTAAGGAAAGCAAAAATCAG GCATCCCCTGGCTAccttttttcacctgtttttccGAGTGAGTGCTATTGTTACCTACTTGCTCTGTGACTGGTTCAGCAAAAGCTTTGTTGCCTGTTTTGTCACTATTCTTCTCCTTCTGTCATTTGACTTTTGGTCTGTTAAG AATGTAACTGGAAGACTCTTAGTTGGCTTACGTTGGTGGAACCAGATTGATGAAGATGGAAAAAGCCACTGGGTTTTTGAAGCAAAAAAG GTATCTACAAGCATAGCTGCCTCAACCGAAGTTGAAGCTCGAATCTTTTGGCTTGGACTGATTATCTGTCCAGTTATTTGGACAGTGTTCTTTTTTAGCACTTTGTTTTCCTTGAAGTTGAAATGGCTG GCTCTTGTGATAGCTGGAATCTCCCTTCAAGCTGCTAACTTATATGGATACATCCACTGTAAAttaggagggaaaaaaagcatcAGCAAAGTAACTTCGAGGTTTTTGTCAcagcagatgtttcagagg
- the TVP23A gene encoding Golgi apparatus membrane protein TVP23 homolog A isoform X2 encodes MKQPLVDDTEDVSLDFGNEEELALRKAKIRHPLATFFHLFFRVSAIVTYLLCDWFSKSFVACFVTILLLLSFDFWSVKNVTGRLLVGLRWWNQIDEDGKSHWVFEAKKVSTSIAASTEVEARIFWLGLIICPVIWTVFFFSTLFSLKLKWLALVIAGISLQAANLYGYIHCKLGGKKSISKVTSRFLSQQMFQRERQEEIQGMDVLKDMEIHNH; translated from the exons ATGAAGCAG CCATTAGTGGATGACACTGAGGATGTGTCTCTTGACTTTGGGAATGAAGAGGAACTGGCATTAAGGAAAGCAAAAATCAG GCATCCCCTGGCTAccttttttcacctgtttttccGAGTGAGTGCTATTGTTACCTACTTGCTCTGTGACTGGTTCAGCAAAAGCTTTGTTGCCTGTTTTGTCACTATTCTTCTCCTTCTGTCATTTGACTTTTGGTCTGTTAAG AATGTAACTGGAAGACTCTTAGTTGGCTTACGTTGGTGGAACCAGATTGATGAAGATGGAAAAAGCCACTGGGTTTTTGAAGCAAAAAAG GTATCTACAAGCATAGCTGCCTCAACCGAAGTTGAAGCTCGAATCTTTTGGCTTGGACTGATTATCTGTCCAGTTATTTGGACAGTGTTCTTTTTTAGCACTTTGTTTTCCTTGAAGTTGAAATGGCTG GCTCTTGTGATAGCTGGAATCTCCCTTCAAGCTGCTAACTTATATGGATACATCCACTGTAAAttaggagggaaaaaaagcatcAGCAAAGTAACTTCGAGGTTTTTGTCAcagcagatgtttcagagg